A DNA window from Paenibacillus sp. HWE-109 contains the following coding sequences:
- a CDS encoding phosphatase PAP2 family protein, with product MRKASWWSYVMACSAMLLIPLVGLIYVHLNQADGRAYNLVTDLDRQIPFIKGFIVPYLSWYGFLLVGFLYLAHKDRRNYYFTILEMVMGLLLCYGVYAIYQTTVPRPELTETDWLLRMVEWVYRSDQPFNCFPSTHVLTSYVLMRAYLRTNRVAIGYKIAISSMSLLIIVSTQFVKQHVLLDIVGAVVVAEGVLYVVERIRKNWGTETIKVHAQQHNLDRGLRR from the coding sequence GTGAGAAAAGCGTCGTGGTGGTCCTATGTCATGGCATGCAGTGCAATGCTGTTGATTCCTTTAGTGGGTCTAATCTACGTTCATTTGAATCAAGCGGATGGCAGGGCTTACAACCTGGTTACTGACCTGGATCGGCAAATTCCGTTTATCAAAGGCTTTATTGTCCCATACTTATCATGGTACGGCTTTCTCTTGGTTGGATTCCTGTATTTGGCACATAAAGATCGCCGCAACTATTATTTTACAATTTTAGAGATGGTAATGGGTCTTCTTCTGTGTTATGGGGTATATGCTATATATCAAACCACTGTCCCTCGGCCGGAGCTAACCGAAACCGATTGGCTGCTGCGGATGGTAGAGTGGGTGTATCGTTCGGATCAACCATTTAACTGTTTTCCGAGTACACATGTATTAACTTCTTATGTCTTGATGAGAGCCTATCTGCGTACCAATCGTGTGGCAATAGGTTATAAAATAGCAATTTCGAGCATGTCACTGCTCATCATCGTGTCTACACAGTTCGTTAAGCAGCATGTACTTTTAGATATCGTGGGTGCAGTTGTGGTGGCTGAGGGCGTCCTGTACGTCGTGGAACGTATTCGCAAAAACTGGGGAACAGAAACAATAAAGGTGCATGCACAACAGCACAATCTTGACAGGGGGCTTAGAAGATGA
- a CDS encoding MGDG synthase family glycosyltransferase, translated as MKQRDKLLILTGSLGDGHNKAAQAILEATRFYKPGVEVKVVDFLEWTHPYLHSVGKYCYMQWVKSLPSVYGYLYRKTREDNTFSHMFKKMKSFSTDRMLELLHEEKPTEVVCTFPGAAAAMSYLKCNGLTTVPTVTVMTDYTDHSYWIHPGTDRYLVGAEHVKQALLRYRIPEQRIVVTGIPIRMPFTREYDRMALRDKHGLHRDMPTVLVMGGGHGLIGKQFKSVLQSDDLAEPVQFVFVCGRNEKLKLQLEEELSGEKTRHHVKVTGFVDHVHELMALSDLIVTKPGGLTISEALALELPMMLYKPIPGQEQANAKYLVGLGAAIEVKNAAELKNQLLAIIANQSLLSKLKHNVKLHQQNQDVLHTLNAIFETRHHFVPLTEGMQLAYANG; from the coding sequence ATGAAACAGAGGGACAAACTATTAATCCTGACAGGCAGCTTAGGAGACGGACATAATAAAGCGGCGCAGGCGATTCTGGAGGCGACACGTTTCTATAAACCAGGTGTGGAAGTGAAAGTGGTGGATTTTCTGGAATGGACGCATCCTTATCTGCACTCAGTGGGCAAATATTGCTACATGCAGTGGGTGAAAAGCCTGCCATCCGTGTATGGTTATTTGTATCGGAAGACAAGGGAAGATAATACGTTCTCACATATGTTTAAAAAGATGAAATCATTCAGTACCGACCGAATGCTGGAGCTGCTGCACGAGGAGAAGCCGACCGAGGTGGTCTGCACCTTCCCGGGTGCTGCCGCGGCGATGTCGTATTTGAAATGCAACGGATTAACAACGGTGCCTACTGTGACGGTTATGACGGATTACACCGATCATAGTTATTGGATCCATCCCGGTACAGACCGCTATCTGGTTGGCGCTGAACATGTGAAGCAAGCACTGCTGAGATACCGCATTCCGGAGCAGCGAATTGTGGTGACCGGCATTCCGATTCGGATGCCGTTTACGAGAGAATATGATCGAATGGCGCTGCGAGATAAGCATGGTTTGCACCGGGATATGCCGACGGTATTGGTCATGGGAGGCGGGCATGGTTTAATCGGCAAGCAATTCAAGTCGGTGCTGCAGTCCGATGATTTGGCGGAGCCGGTACAGTTTGTTTTCGTCTGCGGACGTAACGAGAAGCTCAAGCTTCAGCTGGAAGAAGAACTGAGCGGAGAGAAAACCCGCCATCACGTCAAGGTAACCGGGTTCGTTGATCATGTGCATGAACTGATGGCTTTGTCGGATCTTATTGTGACCAAACCAGGGGGGCTGACCATTTCGGAGGCGCTCGCGCTGGAACTCCCGATGATGCTGTACAAGCCGATACCGGGACAAGAACAGGCTAATGCAAAATATTTGGTTGGTTTGGGAGCTGCGATCGAAGTGAAGAATGCGGCAGAGTTGAAAAATCAGCTGTTGGCCATCATAGCGAACCAATCGCTGTTATCCAAATTGAAACACAATGTGAAATTACATCAGCAGAACCAAGACGTCCTTCACACGCTGAATGCCATCTTCGAGACCCGCCATCATTTCGTCCCGCTCACCGAGGGCATGCAGCTTGCCTATGCGAACGGCTAA